Genomic DNA from Halobaculum sp. MBLA0147:
GCGCCGACGATCGAGGGGTTCACCATCCGTGGCCGCCCCGCCGTCGACGCGCGGTCGACCCACGGAGACTTCGTCCTCCGCAACCTGACGGTCGAGCGTCCGATCCGGCCGGCAGTCGACGCTACGTCCGCGAGCGGGAACTGGCGCGTCGAAGACGTGACCGTCGTGACGAACGCGACTGGTGTCGACGCACGAGATACGACCGGTGCGTGGGTTGTCGAGGACACGAGGACTCAGTACAGTGACGCCGGTGACCGACTGATCCACTCGGCCGTCGAGGCTGGAGGAAGTACGGGTACGTGGACACTCCGTAACACGACTATCGAGGGATTCCTCGTCGGTGTCGAGGCGGAGTACACCGCCGGCACCTGGGAACTTGCCGGCACTGTGATCCGGAACACGACCGTCGCGGCGAGTACGTACCGCTCGACGGGTGCGTGGACGATCACCGACTCGCGGTTCGTGAACACGACCGTCTCCGAGCGGTTCGACTTCCGGATGCCACCGTTGACCGAAGGTGTCGCGGTGTTCGCAGACGAGACGAACGGCTCGTGGACGATCGACGCTACGTCCTTCCGAGCCAGCGAGACGGCCGACGTGTCTGCCGTCGACAGCCGGGTCCGTGGTGACGCCCGCGAGAACACCTGGGACGGCGACGACAGCCCCTCCTCGGAGGCGTGTTCTGGCAACGTCTCCTGTGGCGCGTCACCGGCCTCGTCGGCGAACGACACCGAGTCGGAACCGGACGAGCGCCCCGATGCGACCCGCCTGACGGGTGGCGGTCCGGACACTCCGCTCGCGGCCGGCGCGGGGCAGGTCGTCGCCGGCACGACGACACTCCTGGCCGGGAAACGACTCCGTGTCGTGCTCCAGTCGACGGACGGCGGGCGTCCGTTCATCCTGTCCGACACGGCCCGTGTCGACGAGGACGGCCGGTTCGTCGCCGTGTTCAACCTCTCTACGTTCGACGCCGAGCGGGCGTACAGCGTCGAGGTGTCCGGTCCGAACGAGACACTCGTCGTCCGGAAGGCGACCCTCGCCGACTGCACGGCCACTTCGTGTGGTGTCGGCCCGGCGGCCGACGTGCCGAACGGGACACGGGTGAACGACACCGACGGCACCGTCGTCGTCGCGCCGGCTCCCGGCCAGGTGGTGAGTGGCCGAACGAACCTGTCGGCCGGAACCCCACTCGTCGTCAGAGCGACCTACGACGACGGGACACCGTTCCTGAAGAGTCGCGAGGCGACGGTCCGAGCCGACGGTCGGTACCGGACCGTGTTCGACTTCAGCGGGATCGACGACGAGACGACCTTCTCCGTGACGGTCCGTGCGAACGACAGTGTCGTCGCGACGACACGGGGGCGTGTCGACTGCGAGGCTTCGTCCACGGCGACCGCCTGCCCGGACGGGGAGGCGTCGACTGCCTCCGACGACGTCGGTGTCGAGACGACCACCACGCCCCCCACCACACCGACTACGACCGACCCCCCGACCCTGACCGTCGTCGATTCTCCGAGTGCGACCGACGGTGGTGACGACTGGCCGGTGGTCGGTGTGCTCCTCCTCGGCGGTGGCACGTTCGGTGTGATCGGCGTCGTGCTCCTCCTCGGGCTCGGCGACCGGTGACGCGTGTCACTCGGCGAGCCTCCGCGACTGCCGACGCACGTGATCCAGAGCGACGCGACGACTCCCCCACTCGACGACCGCCGACACCGATCTCAGTCGTCGAACAGGACCGCGAGCAGTCCGGCGACGACGAGCACGCCGAGGAAGAAGGTCAGTCCCGGCTCGAGGAACTCGAAGACGAGCCAGACGATCCCGTCGGGACTCGCCAGCGACGAACCGCGACTGGCCGCGCCGATGTCGTCGGCGGGCGGGAGCAGCGTCTGGCGGAACCGTTCGGCGCCCGCCTGGACGAACAGACTCCCGAGCGCGACCGCACCCACCCCGGCGACGAGTCGTCGTAACGAGTCGCGGACGGCCGACGGCGCGGCCGCGTCCCCGACGAACACCAGCGGGTCGCTCGCCGGACCGTAGACGACCATCTCGTTGCCCTTCTCGGAGTAGACCGTGTCGACCGGCGCGACCAGGGCAGACGACTCCAGCTCCGAGAGGTGGTACTGGACGTTCTGGACGGTCGTGTCGAGCCGGTCGGCGAGTTCCGTCGTCGTCGCCGGCGACGCCGTCACCGACCGGTAGATCTCCCGACGAGTGTCCGCCGAGAGCGCGTCCAACACCTCGTCGGCAGCCTCGTCGTCGACCGACAACACCCGCGTGTCACTGTCGGCCTGGGGCTCCCGCGACCGGAGTCGCTCGATCGGACTCACCATCGTCAGTCGGCGTTGGCCCTCGCGCGAAGTAAGTGCTGTCGCCACTCAAACGACGACTGTAGTGCGCGCCGGGACGCGATCCGGCGTGGTCGCGTTCCCCGTCGACCCGTCGCTCGCCGTTCGGTTCGTAGCGTCTCGGACGGCACGCACCGGGCGCACCACGCCAGCACCGTCGCGGTCGAGACGAGTGTCGTTCTCGATTCGTTCGGCCCCCGGTTCGGGTGACGGTGGCGGTGTCGAGCCGGGTGACCCTGGTGTCGCCGTCACCGGGTCGACCGGCCGCGCGGTCCGTTCGAGCAGTCGCTCGACCGCTCTCGGGGTCGCGTCGGGCCGCACCTCCAACAGGAGCGCGGCGACGCCGGCGACGTACGGAGCCGCCGCCGAGGAGCCGACGAGTCCACGCGGGACGGCCCGCGTCCGTAGCCGGTCGGGTGCGACGAGGTCGACGCCGGGGCCGCGGGGAGCGCCGACGGAACTGAACGGCTCGACGCGCGCGTCGCGCTCGTCGTACGCACCGACGGCGAGAACACCGTCCC
This window encodes:
- a CDS encoding BGTF surface domain-containing protein translates to MSRSRIVLAVVLALACQTVVLPAAATGADVSVARSTTVSSTAAERVSVDSVSDDVLVVDDDGGTAYTTIRAAVEAASDDATIRVRPGEYRPTEAVTVSKNVTIVAPDDARITGWSYPSEDTSISGDSFPAAFTVGDQAAPTIEGFTIRGRPAVDARSTHGDFVLRNLTVERPIRPAVDATSASGNWRVEDVTVVTNATGVDARDTTGAWVVEDTRTQYSDAGDRLIHSAVEAGGSTGTWTLRNTTIEGFLVGVEAEYTAGTWELAGTVIRNTTVAASTYRSTGAWTITDSRFVNTTVSERFDFRMPPLTEGVAVFADETNGSWTIDATSFRASETADVSAVDSRVRGDARENTWDGDDSPSSEACSGNVSCGASPASSANDTESEPDERPDATRLTGGGPDTPLAAGAGQVVAGTTTLLAGKRLRVVLQSTDGGRPFILSDTARVDEDGRFVAVFNLSTFDAERAYSVEVSGPNETLVVRKATLADCTATSCGVGPAADVPNGTRVNDTDGTVVVAPAPGQVVSGRTNLSAGTPLVVRATYDDGTPFLKSREATVRADGRYRTVFDFSGIDDETTFSVTVRANDSVVATTRGRVDCEASSTATACPDGEASTASDDVGVETTTTPPTTPTTTDPPTLTVVDSPSATDGGDDWPVVGVLLLGGGTFGVIGVVLLLGLGDR
- a CDS encoding ArsR/SmtB family transcription factor translates to MVSPIERLRSREPQADSDTRVLSVDDEAADEVLDALSADTRREIYRSVTASPATTTELADRLDTTVQNVQYHLSELESSALVAPVDTVYSEKGNEMVVYGPASDPLVFVGDAAAPSAVRDSLRRLVAGVGAVALGSLFVQAGAERFRQTLLPPADDIGAASRGSSLASPDGIVWLVFEFLEPGLTFFLGVLVVAGLLAVLFDD